In Microbacterium binotii, one DNA window encodes the following:
- a CDS encoding aldose 1-epimerase family protein: protein MTGSVPLSGTQHLLRSGDVEASIASVGASLRTLAYAGRDLVVPFAADEVRPAYRGATLAPWPNRVVDGRYAFGGEEYRLALTEPARGHALHGLAAWLDYTAIDKGSDHVTLSAVVEAQDGYPWRVRVETRFALDADGLTQTVTAFNESDTAAPYGTGPHPYLVAGDGLVDDWTFELPAAEVLHVTEDRLAPTGLRAVEADDPSRFDYRTARRIGAAEIDHAYTGLIRDADGLATVRVTDADGRGVAMTWDAACPWVQVHTADRPGLSGHRVGLAIEPMTCAPDAFNADRYPYDAGLLVLEPGGSHSASWTIRGI from the coding sequence ATGACGGGCTCGGTTCCACTGTCGGGAACGCAGCACCTGCTGCGCTCGGGTGACGTCGAGGCGAGCATCGCGAGCGTCGGTGCGTCGCTTCGCACCCTCGCCTACGCCGGACGCGACCTCGTCGTCCCCTTCGCAGCGGACGAGGTGCGTCCCGCCTATCGGGGAGCCACGCTCGCCCCGTGGCCCAACCGGGTCGTGGACGGCCGCTACGCCTTCGGTGGCGAGGAGTACCGCCTCGCCCTGACGGAGCCCGCTCGCGGCCACGCGCTGCACGGGCTCGCCGCCTGGCTCGACTACACGGCGATCGACAAGGGCTCCGATCACGTCACCCTGTCGGCGGTGGTCGAGGCGCAGGACGGGTACCCGTGGCGTGTGCGCGTGGAGACGCGTTTCGCGTTGGATGCGGATGGTCTGACGCAGACGGTGACGGCCTTCAACGAGTCGGACACCGCGGCGCCGTACGGCACGGGGCCGCATCCGTACCTCGTGGCAGGTGACGGACTCGTCGACGACTGGACCTTCGAACTGCCCGCCGCCGAGGTGCTGCACGTCACGGAGGACCGGCTGGCGCCGACCGGACTGCGCGCGGTAGAGGCGGACGATCCGTCGCGGTTCGACTACCGCACCGCGCGACGGATCGGTGCGGCCGAGATCGACCACGCCTACACCGGACTCATCCGCGACGCGGATGGCCTGGCGACGGTTCGCGTGACGGATGCGGATGGCCGCGGCGTCGCGATGACGTGGGATGCGGCGTGCCCCTGGGTCCAGGTGCACACGGCCGACCGCCCCGGGCTCTCGGGGCACCGCGTGGGGCTCGCGATCGAGCCCATGACCTGCGCGCCGGACGCGTTCAACGCGGACCGGTACCCGTACGACGCCGGCCTTCTGGTGCTCGAGCCCGGTGGGTCGCACTCGGCGAGCTGGACGATCCGGGGCATCTGA
- a CDS encoding YdeI/OmpD-associated family protein — translation MRFETTMSQFGNNTGIEIPTDVIEELGGGRRPALVVTVNGYTYRSTVGVMAGKHLIPFSADKRRETGIGGGDAITVDVELDTVPRTVEVPEDLAEGLASAGLRAAFDALSPSAQKAHVTSVTGAKAVETRQRRVARVIESLS, via the coding sequence ATGCGGTTCGAGACGACCATGTCGCAGTTCGGCAACAACACAGGCATCGAGATCCCCACGGACGTCATCGAGGAGCTCGGCGGCGGACGCCGCCCCGCGCTGGTGGTGACCGTCAACGGGTACACGTATCGCTCGACCGTCGGGGTGATGGCCGGCAAGCACCTGATCCCGTTCAGCGCGGACAAGCGGCGTGAGACGGGCATCGGAGGCGGTGACGCCATCACCGTCGACGTGGAGCTCGATACCGTTCCTCGCACGGTCGAGGTGCCGGAGGACCTCGCCGAGGGGCTTGCATCCGCCGGGCTCCGTGCTGCCTTCGACGCCCTGTCGCCGAGTGCGCAGAAGGCCCATGTCACCTCGGTGACGGGCGCCAAGGCCGTCGAGACACGGCAGCGGCGTGTCGCTCGGGTGATCGAGTCCTTGAGCTGA
- a CDS encoding asparagine synthase, which produces MASRADEPTEHKGLGALWAARASRPKLADVVAEGVYIAAAATRLSLKNHILVDILSAGEGFDADRFVPDAKDALLKLAEEAEADAERAERERKLARGRFSDSGGTHDYRSRDVRNLRRRRKQSLRIAEELRERAEDLDGLRELVEAAREAAWAEVARNIDSSLRIEAARPDLEPGYEKMRQARMQSLRLVDLPRLAAHRRRMNAKDDDAAPAVSAASERRGGIDLSELE; this is translated from the coding sequence GTGGCATCACGAGCGGACGAACCGACGGAACACAAGGGACTCGGAGCCCTGTGGGCCGCCCGAGCGTCGCGCCCGAAACTCGCCGATGTCGTCGCCGAAGGCGTCTACATCGCGGCTGCCGCCACGCGCTTGTCGCTGAAGAACCACATCCTGGTCGACATCCTCTCCGCGGGAGAAGGCTTCGATGCCGATCGATTCGTTCCCGATGCGAAGGACGCGCTGCTGAAGCTCGCCGAGGAGGCCGAAGCGGATGCCGAACGCGCGGAGAGGGAGCGAAAGCTGGCGCGTGGCCGCTTCAGCGACTCCGGCGGCACCCACGACTATCGCAGCCGCGACGTGCGCAACCTCCGGCGTCGACGCAAGCAGTCCCTGCGCATCGCGGAGGAGCTCCGAGAGCGCGCGGAGGACCTCGACGGGCTTCGCGAGCTGGTCGAGGCGGCGCGTGAGGCCGCCTGGGCGGAGGTGGCGCGCAACATCGACAGCTCGCTGCGGATCGAAGCTGCCCGGCCCGACCTCGAACCGGGTTACGAGAAGATGCGGCAGGCGCGGATGCAGAGCCTGCGGCTCGTCGACCTCCCTCGCCTCGCGGCGCATCGACGCAGAATGAACGCGAAGGACGACGATGCGGCGCCCGCGGTGTCGGCCGCGAGCGAGCGGCGCGGCGGAATCGACCTCAGCGAGCTCGAATAG
- a CDS encoding ferric reductase-like transmembrane domain-containing protein: protein MTASPLIATAPRTALRTRRRHRAVWRSGSVAVIWSTSLAVVALWVAGGGVQATWGMSAETLNTLGRLTGLVSANLLMYQVLLMARVPLFERGFGRDGITRMHRVVGFWSFWLFVAHIGLLVAGYAAQAGLNPLAQLWQFIWEYPGMLLATAGTALLVLVVVLSVRRARRRLRYESWHLLHLYGYLGVALAIPHMLWTGADFVGHPLAQAYWWTVWAATAAAVVLCRIGLPLLRSLRHDVRVRDVVADGARGVSVRMTGRNLRALGAEAGQFFVWRFLDGPGWTRGHPFSLSEDPARGELVISARIAGDGTARLQELRPGTKVLIEGPYGTMTGGERTGTRLLMLGAGAGVAPLVSLLQSEHYGPGEATLLTRDHVPEEALRRAAIDELVRGRGLRHVTLTGGRRRDASSWMPQSHAAWAGADLLRHIESGIDDADVYVCGPEPWMRAVITDLRAAGVDPARIHRESFTV from the coding sequence ATGACCGCCTCTCCTCTCATCGCCACCGCACCGCGCACCGCCCTCCGCACGCGGCGTCGGCATCGCGCCGTCTGGCGATCGGGCTCTGTCGCGGTGATCTGGTCGACGTCGCTCGCCGTCGTCGCTCTGTGGGTCGCGGGCGGCGGTGTGCAGGCGACGTGGGGGATGAGCGCGGAGACGCTCAATACTCTCGGGCGGCTCACGGGGCTCGTCTCCGCGAACCTCCTGATGTATCAGGTGCTGCTCATGGCGCGCGTGCCGTTGTTCGAGCGGGGCTTCGGTCGTGACGGCATCACACGGATGCATCGCGTCGTCGGGTTCTGGTCGTTCTGGTTGTTCGTGGCGCACATCGGGCTGCTCGTGGCGGGATACGCCGCGCAGGCGGGCCTCAACCCGCTCGCGCAGCTGTGGCAGTTCATCTGGGAGTACCCCGGCATGCTGCTCGCGACGGCGGGCACCGCGTTGCTGGTGCTCGTGGTCGTGCTGTCGGTGCGGCGTGCGCGCCGACGTCTGCGGTACGAGTCGTGGCACCTCCTGCACCTCTACGGCTACCTCGGCGTGGCCCTGGCCATTCCGCACATGCTGTGGACGGGCGCGGACTTCGTCGGCCATCCGCTCGCGCAGGCGTACTGGTGGACGGTGTGGGCGGCGACGGCGGCGGCAGTGGTGCTGTGCCGGATCGGGCTTCCTCTCCTGCGATCCCTGCGGCATGACGTCCGCGTGCGAGACGTGGTCGCCGACGGGGCGCGCGGGGTGAGCGTGCGGATGACGGGGCGCAACCTTCGCGCGCTCGGGGCGGAGGCGGGGCAGTTCTTCGTCTGGCGATTCCTCGACGGACCGGGCTGGACTCGGGGGCACCCGTTCTCCCTCTCGGAGGACCCCGCGCGGGGCGAGCTGGTGATCTCGGCGCGCATCGCGGGCGACGGCACCGCGCGGCTGCAGGAGCTGCGCCCGGGCACGAAGGTGCTCATCGAAGGTCCTTACGGCACGATGACCGGGGGCGAGCGCACGGGTACGCGTCTGCTCATGCTCGGGGCGGGCGCGGGAGTCGCCCCGTTGGTGTCGCTGCTCCAGTCCGAGCACTACGGCCCCGGCGAGGCCACGCTGCTCACCCGCGATCACGTTCCCGAAGAGGCTCTGCGACGGGCGGCGATCGACGAGCTGGTCCGTGGTCGCGGACTCCGCCACGTCACACTCACCGGTGGCCGGCGTCGCGACGCCTCGTCGTGGATGCCGCAGTCGCACGCCGCGTGGGCAGGCGCCGACCTGCTGCGACACATCGAATCGGGCATCGACGATGCCGACGTCTACGTCTGCGGCCCCGAACCGTGGATGCGGGCCGTCATCACCGATCTGCGCGCGGCGGGCGTCGATCCCGCCCGCATCCATCGCGAATCGTTCACTGTCTGA
- a CDS encoding FMN-binding protein, which yields MKKIFYALMMTLSGLVLLMSWRTSWGEQLTALDSTTGTTGLSGQSSSSGSASTGSGSATGSGSAAGSGGAATATTTRLADGTYTGDAVGTRYGDVQVSVTVAGGVITSVDVPQYPDSNGRDQQINARAIPTLVSETLDAQGAQIRLVSGATYTSQGYTRSLQSALDQAQS from the coding sequence ATGAAGAAGATCTTCTACGCACTGATGATGACCCTCAGCGGCCTCGTCCTGCTGATGAGCTGGCGCACGTCGTGGGGCGAGCAGCTCACGGCACTGGACTCGACGACGGGCACGACCGGGCTCTCCGGTCAGAGCAGCTCCTCGGGCTCAGCGTCCACCGGGAGCGGCTCGGCCACCGGAAGCGGCTCCGCCGCGGGAAGCGGCGGAGCGGCGACGGCGACGACGACCCGCCTGGCGGACGGCACCTACACCGGTGACGCCGTCGGCACCCGCTACGGCGACGTGCAGGTGTCGGTCACCGTCGCGGGCGGCGTCATCACGTCGGTCGACGTCCCGCAGTACCCGGACTCGAACGGTCGCGATCAGCAGATCAACGCGCGCGCGATCCCGACGCTGGTCTCTGAGACACTCGACGCGCAGGGCGCCCAGATCAGGTTGGTGTCGGGCGCGACCTACACGAGCCAGGGCTACACGCGTTCGCTCCAGTCCGCCCTCGACCAGGCGCAGTCATGA
- a CDS encoding FAD:protein FMN transferase codes for MSGATRVSTAEVMGTVASIHVLGPGSHEPAVARAVEGVVAMLRDDERVFSPFLSDSDISRMRSGALSLRDADPRVGQVRDLCADLLESSDGRFDAWWRGWFDPTGIVKGWSVDRAAQQLLAPLVEREGIDAVGIGVGGDMRLFSASAATLPWRIGIVDPAVPDTLCATIELFEGAVATSGTAERGAHLIDPLRGSPVAGLISATVVAQSLTLADAWATVAALAGVDELAARAVPGVSSGLVSDGRTLRRWAGGIEIVAPDPLGEAA; via the coding sequence ATGAGCGGCGCGACGCGTGTCTCGACGGCCGAGGTGATGGGAACGGTCGCCAGCATCCACGTCCTCGGTCCGGGAAGTCACGAGCCGGCGGTGGCGCGGGCGGTCGAGGGCGTCGTCGCGATGCTCCGCGACGACGAGCGGGTCTTCTCACCCTTCCTCTCGGACTCGGACATCTCGAGGATGCGGAGCGGGGCGCTGTCGCTGCGAGACGCGGACCCCCGCGTCGGGCAGGTGCGCGACCTGTGTGCGGATCTGCTCGAGAGCAGTGACGGCAGGTTCGATGCGTGGTGGCGCGGATGGTTCGACCCGACGGGCATCGTGAAGGGGTGGTCCGTCGACCGCGCCGCCCAGCAGTTGCTCGCTCCGCTCGTGGAGCGAGAGGGCATCGACGCGGTCGGCATCGGCGTCGGCGGTGACATGCGGCTGTTCTCCGCGTCGGCGGCGACTCTGCCGTGGCGGATCGGCATCGTGGATCCGGCCGTCCCCGACACGCTGTGCGCGACGATCGAGCTGTTCGAGGGGGCTGTCGCGACATCGGGGACGGCAGAGCGCGGTGCGCACCTGATCGACCCGTTGCGGGGGAGCCCCGTGGCGGGACTCATCAGCGCGACCGTGGTCGCCCAGTCGCTCACCCTGGCGGATGCGTGGGCCACGGTCGCCGCGTTGGCCGGTGTGGACGAGCTCGCAGCGCGTGCGGTTCCGGGTGTCTCCTCCGGCCTCGTCTCGGATGGGCGGACGCTGCGTCGCTGGGCGGGCGGGATCGAGATCGTCGCGCCCGACCCTCTGGGCGAGGCCGCCTGA
- a CDS encoding sensor histidine kinase, translating into MSVEADRRRVRRAAVRVGVLVAVVSAAVVLGGIGVLVFVLLRAARPEHGESHGVRSDGDAVVVDLDRVLPAVLILGLIGVVLLGLVGWLAARRAVRPLGEALATQRAFVSDASHELRTPLTALSSRIQLLQRRQAREEPTAQLITELRRDVQVMDDVLTDLLLAAEGASSAEASCDVARALARAIDTIAPLADDAGVTLRAEATVARARIPEITLARLCVALLDNAVQHSPRGGEVDVTVVTDPQHVEIRVADRGPGIDPALRERVFERFARSGEAGRRRGFGLGLALVREAATRYGGAVTIAETSPRGTTFALRLPSA; encoded by the coding sequence GTGAGTGTCGAGGCGGACCGACGACGCGTCCGTCGTGCCGCGGTGCGCGTGGGCGTGCTCGTCGCCGTCGTCTCCGCGGCAGTGGTCCTGGGCGGGATCGGCGTGCTCGTGTTCGTCCTGCTCCGCGCTGCGCGTCCCGAACACGGCGAGTCTCATGGCGTCCGGTCGGACGGGGACGCGGTGGTGGTCGATCTGGACCGCGTCCTCCCGGCCGTGCTGATCCTCGGTCTGATCGGAGTGGTCCTTCTGGGCCTGGTCGGCTGGCTCGCTGCGCGCCGGGCCGTGCGCCCGCTCGGGGAGGCGCTCGCGACACAGCGCGCGTTCGTCTCGGACGCCAGTCACGAGCTGCGCACGCCGTTGACGGCACTGAGCTCCCGCATCCAGCTCCTGCAACGGCGTCAGGCGCGTGAGGAGCCGACCGCTCAGCTCATCACCGAACTGCGGCGGGACGTCCAGGTCATGGACGACGTTCTCACCGATCTGCTCCTCGCCGCAGAGGGGGCCTCGTCCGCCGAGGCGTCCTGCGACGTGGCTCGAGCCCTCGCCCGAGCCATCGACACCATCGCGCCGCTCGCGGACGACGCCGGGGTGACCCTCCGCGCCGAGGCCACCGTCGCCCGCGCACGGATCCCGGAGATCACGCTCGCCCGTCTGTGTGTCGCCCTCCTGGACAACGCCGTGCAGCACTCCCCTCGCGGCGGCGAGGTCGACGTGACGGTCGTCACAGACCCGCAGCACGTCGAGATCCGCGTCGCCGACCGCGGTCCCGGCATCGACCCCGCGCTCCGGGAACGCGTCTTCGAGCGGTTCGCACGCAGCGGCGAGGCCGGGCGACGCCGGGGGTTCGGGCTGGGCCTCGCCCTCGTCCGGGAAGCGGCGACCCGCTACGGCGGGGCCGTCACCATCGCCGAGACATCGCCGCGCGGGACGACCTTCGCCCTGCGTCTGCCATCGGCCTGA